A single Paraburkholderia sp. FT54 DNA region contains:
- a CDS encoding bile acid:sodium symporter family protein, with translation MLARVTRLFPLWAVLVSIAAYFSPASFSGIAPHVTTLLTIIMLAMGVTLSLADFQRVFTRPAPVIAGIVLHYLVMPLAAWVIAKALRMPPDLTAGMVLVGSVASGTASNVMIYLARGDVALSVTISALSTLVGVFATPLLTRLYVDASIAVDVHGMLMSILQIVALPIVVGLIVNHLFGKVVRKIEPILPLISMVAIVLIIGAVVGGTQKSIASVGLVVMLGVVLHNGIGLLGGYWGGRLLGFDEAVCRTLAIEVGMQNSGLAATLGKLYFTPIAALPGALFSVWHNLSGSLLAGYWAGRPAKGSTYVDGNQVLNAERG, from the coding sequence ATGCTTGCCCGCGTCACCCGTCTTTTCCCGCTCTGGGCCGTGCTCGTTTCGATTGCCGCGTACTTCTCGCCCGCCTCGTTTTCCGGCATCGCGCCGCACGTCACCACGCTGCTGACGATCATCATGCTGGCGATGGGCGTCACGCTCTCCCTGGCGGATTTCCAGCGTGTCTTCACGCGGCCCGCGCCGGTGATCGCCGGCATCGTGCTGCACTATCTCGTCATGCCGCTCGCCGCCTGGGTAATCGCCAAGGCGTTGCGCATGCCGCCGGACCTCACCGCCGGCATGGTGCTGGTGGGCAGCGTGGCAAGCGGCACGGCGTCGAACGTGATGATCTATCTGGCGCGCGGCGACGTCGCGTTGTCGGTGACGATCAGCGCGTTGTCCACGCTGGTCGGCGTCTTCGCGACGCCCTTGCTCACGCGTCTTTACGTGGACGCGTCGATCGCCGTCGACGTGCACGGCATGTTGATGAGCATCCTGCAGATCGTCGCGTTGCCGATCGTGGTGGGCCTGATCGTCAATCATCTGTTCGGCAAGGTCGTGCGCAAGATCGAACCGATCTTGCCGCTGATCTCGATGGTCGCGATCGTGCTGATCATCGGCGCGGTGGTGGGCGGCACGCAGAAGAGCATCGCTTCGGTCGGCCTCGTGGTGATGCTGGGCGTGGTGCTGCATAACGGCATCGGCCTGCTCGGCGGATATTGGGGCGGCCGTCTGCTCGGTTTCGACGAAGCCGTGTGCCGCACACTTGCGATCGAAGTCGGCATGCAAAACTCGGGGCTCGCCGCGACGCTCGGCAAGCTCTATTTCACGCCGATCGCGGCCTTGCCCGGCGCGCTGTTCTCGGTGTGGCACAACCTGTCGGGTTCGCTGCTGGCGGGGTACTGGGCAGGACGTCCCGCGAAAGGCTCGACGTATGTGGATGGCAACCAGGTGTTGAACGCCGAACGCGGGTAA
- a CDS encoding helix-turn-helix domain-containing protein, whose product MAARHIVFAVAPDLVLLDACGPLEAFWRAELTVAGMAGAGVARAVDSDEGVARDAGRLGIPISSAGAPSATSSARLTSEASAANEASSASAINSVNSANSGRHASQPVAYRTTVASIDGGVLQTFPGLPIVTERLDSLDDQPIDTLIVPGVPVDEHCTLQPELVAWIKRHAPRARRVCSVCTGAFYLAAAGLLDDRRATTHWRDAPHLARRFPNIRVDADPIFIRDAGRHEGDGVVWTSAGVTAGIDLALALIEEDVGHAVAMQAARRLVVFMKRPGGQSQYSAALAAQASANGPFEALHSWMAAHLRDDLSVERLAERTRMSPRTFARRYVDEVGRTPAKTVSALRLEAASRALAESRRPLKRIALDCGFGSEQNLRRAFLRRFGVLPLDYRERFMSAVAPRSGAASEVASEIVESS is encoded by the coding sequence ATGGCGGCGCGTCACATCGTTTTCGCGGTCGCACCGGATCTGGTACTGCTCGACGCCTGCGGGCCGCTGGAGGCGTTCTGGCGCGCGGAGTTGACGGTTGCTGGAATGGCGGGAGCGGGTGTTGCCCGTGCGGTGGACAGTGACGAGGGAGTTGCCCGCGACGCGGGCCGATTGGGGATACCCATCAGTTCGGCTGGTGCGCCTAGTGCGACTAGTTCGGCAAGGTTGACCAGCGAGGCCAGTGCGGCCAACGAGGCCAGTTCGGCGAGTGCGATCAACTCGGTCAACTCGGCCAACTCAGGTCGCCACGCGTCACAGCCAGTGGCCTATCGCACGACGGTTGCGTCGATCGACGGCGGCGTTCTCCAGACTTTCCCCGGCCTGCCGATCGTCACCGAAAGGCTCGATTCACTCGATGACCAGCCGATCGACACGCTGATCGTGCCCGGCGTCCCGGTCGACGAACACTGCACCTTGCAGCCGGAACTCGTCGCATGGATCAAGCGCCATGCGCCGCGGGCGCGACGGGTGTGCTCGGTGTGCACCGGCGCGTTCTATCTGGCGGCGGCGGGCCTGCTCGACGACCGTCGCGCGACCACGCACTGGCGCGACGCCCCGCACCTCGCGCGCCGCTTTCCCAACATCCGCGTGGACGCCGATCCGATCTTCATCCGCGATGCCGGGCGACACGAAGGTGACGGCGTCGTCTGGACTTCGGCGGGCGTGACGGCGGGCATCGACCTGGCGCTGGCGCTAATTGAGGAGGATGTCGGCCATGCGGTCGCGATGCAGGCCGCGCGGCGGCTGGTGGTCTTCATGAAGCGGCCCGGCGGGCAGTCGCAGTACAGCGCGGCGCTCGCTGCGCAGGCCTCGGCGAACGGCCCGTTCGAGGCGCTGCATAGCTGGATGGCGGCGCACTTACGCGACGACCTGTCGGTCGAGCGGCTCGCCGAGCGAACCCGGATGAGCCCGCGCACGTTCGCGCGGCGCTACGTCGACGAGGTCGGCCGCACGCCGGCTAAAACGGTCTCGGCGCTGCGGCTCGAAGCGGCCTCGCGCGCGCTCGCCGAATCGCGCCGGCCGCTCAAGCGCATCGCCCTAGATTGCGGCTTTGGCAGCGAACAGAACTTGCGACGGGCGTTTTTGCGGCGTTTCGGCGTGCTGCCGCTCGATTATCGCGAACGCTTCATGTCGGCTGTCGCGCCGCGAAGCGGGGCCGCTTCCGAAGTCGCTTCCGAAATTGTCGAGTCGAGCTGA
- a CDS encoding DUF6600 domain-containing protein: MRTVTTSHRRSNRRAIGYTLIAAATFLFAGHAAFAQEMQEAPESAAATQNTDPPGRVARLNYTAGAVTTEPAGATDWSYAQINRPLTTGDQLWNDQNARSELHIGSTAVRLGPSTSLDLLNLDDNSAQLKVAQGTLSARVRELAPGSSYEIDTPNLALSLDGPGDYRVDVAPDGSTTTVTVRSGGATVYGDSGQVPVTAGQQIRFGGTNLQQVADNGAPGLDGFDQWAAGRDAAEDRSVSARYVSRDIPGYQDLDANGTWQSTPQYGEVWVPRGTPAGWAPYHDGHWVWQAPWGWTWVDDAPWGFAPYHYGRWAQVDDTWAWVPGPVAVSEPPVYAPALVAFVGGGGGGVNWGVDLAIGGAVAAGVAWFPLGPGEPWHPHWGGHDHWSPGYYNRVNRTTIVNNYNRNVNVTNIHNTYINYRAPGGVTAVPATAFVHGQPVGRFAQKVDPRQWRNAQINPGGPGIAPVRESFGPGLRNANYRPPAAVMARPVVATRSPAMPAAYHDSLAQRFAQSGGRVPGAGQPMVRTSVPAHMAGGPGALPVQNVRVVQSHIAGRAPGMAPGAPVVGANGTQQQVGQRPGEAPHGGGPQARPGMPTGGPGAMPQQAGQRPGEAPYGGGPQARPGMPSQMANQRPQPGEMGHPSNGVPRPPQANLGNPAAMAQQQRGMSQQAGQQLGVTPGVNERREPVWTQPHTPMAQQAQQAQQHGGPQPQAGRPEFAQQHGAPRPVENPAIQQQRQQARQQEVRPQGQPQAQVQRQPEPQAPRPAEIQAQQQPRQEYHPQPVQQPMQQPRQQQAQQEPRPEFHPQPPQQPRPEPRQQQAQQQPRPEFHPQPQPQQPRPEPRQQQAQQQPRPEFHPQPQPQPQPQPQQQPRPQQVQQPHPQAQPQHAEQHSGGGNRDEHHKG, translated from the coding sequence ATGAGAACAGTCACCACCTCACACCGCCGCTCGAACCGCCGCGCGATCGGCTATACGCTGATCGCAGCCGCTACGTTTCTCTTTGCGGGCCACGCCGCCTTCGCGCAGGAAATGCAGGAGGCGCCCGAGAGCGCCGCCGCCACGCAGAACACCGATCCGCCAGGCCGCGTCGCACGTCTGAACTACACGGCGGGCGCCGTGACCACGGAACCGGCCGGCGCCACCGACTGGTCGTACGCGCAGATCAACCGCCCGCTCACCACCGGCGACCAGTTGTGGAACGATCAGAACGCGCGCTCGGAGTTGCACATCGGCTCGACCGCGGTGCGCCTCGGGCCCTCCACCAGCCTCGATCTGCTGAATCTCGACGACAACAGCGCCCAGCTCAAGGTCGCGCAAGGCACGTTGTCGGCGCGCGTGCGTGAGCTCGCGCCGGGCTCGTCCTATGAAATCGATACGCCGAATCTGGCGCTCAGCCTGGACGGCCCCGGCGACTATCGCGTCGACGTCGCGCCGGACGGCAGCACCACCACCGTCACCGTCCGCAGCGGCGGCGCGACGGTGTATGGCGACAGCGGCCAGGTGCCGGTCACGGCCGGCCAGCAGATCCGCTTCGGCGGCACCAACCTGCAACAGGTCGCCGACAATGGCGCGCCCGGCCTCGACGGCTTCGATCAGTGGGCCGCCGGCCGCGACGCCGCGGAAGACCGCTCGGTGTCGGCGCGCTACGTGTCGCGCGACATTCCCGGCTACCAGGATCTCGACGCCAATGGCACTTGGCAAAGCACGCCGCAATACGGCGAAGTGTGGGTGCCGCGCGGTACGCCCGCCGGGTGGGCGCCGTATCACGACGGCCATTGGGTGTGGCAGGCGCCGTGGGGCTGGACCTGGGTCGACGACGCGCCGTGGGGCTTCGCGCCCTATCACTACGGCCGCTGGGCTCAGGTCGACGATACGTGGGCATGGGTGCCGGGGCCGGTCGCGGTCAGCGAACCGCCGGTCTACGCGCCGGCCCTCGTCGCTTTCGTGGGCGGCGGTGGCGGCGGCGTGAACTGGGGTGTGGATCTGGCGATCGGCGGGGCGGTGGCGGCGGGCGTCGCGTGGTTCCCGCTCGGCCCTGGCGAGCCGTGGCATCCGCATTGGGGCGGTCACGATCACTGGAGCCCGGGCTACTACAACCGCGTCAACCGGACGACGATCGTCAACAATTACAACCGCAACGTGAATGTGACCAACATTCATAACACGTATATCAACTACCGCGCGCCGGGCGGCGTGACCGCAGTGCCGGCGACGGCTTTCGTCCACGGCCAGCCGGTTGGGCGCTTCGCGCAAAAGGTCGATCCGCGGCAATGGCGCAATGCGCAGATCAACCCGGGCGGTCCTGGCATCGCGCCGGTCCGGGAGAGCTTCGGTCCGGGCTTGCGCAACGCGAATTACCGGCCCCCGGCAGCCGTGATGGCGCGTCCGGTGGTGGCGACGCGTAGTCCGGCAATGCCGGCGGCGTACCACGACAGTCTTGCCCAGCGCTTCGCGCAAAGCGGTGGACGGGTGCCGGGCGCGGGTCAGCCTATGGTGCGTACCTCGGTGCCGGCGCATATGGCGGGCGGGCCGGGCGCGCTGCCGGTGCAGAACGTGCGGGTCGTCCAGTCGCACATCGCCGGACGTGCGCCGGGCATGGCGCCGGGCGCGCCGGTTGTTGGAGCTAACGGTACGCAACAGCAGGTCGGACAGCGGCCGGGTGAGGCGCCGCATGGCGGCGGACCGCAGGCGCGGCCGGGCATGCCGACGGGTGGACCGGGCGCCATGCCACAACAAGCCGGGCAGCGGCCGGGCGAAGCACCCTATGGTGGCGGACCGCAAGCGCGGCCCGGCATGCCGTCACAGATGGCCAACCAGCGGCCGCAGCCTGGAGAGATGGGACATCCTTCGAACGGCGTGCCGCGTCCGCCGCAAGCTAACCTCGGCAATCCGGCGGCGATGGCGCAGCAGCAGCGCGGTATGTCGCAACAGGCGGGTCAGCAGCTGGGTGTGACCCCGGGCGTGAACGAACGTCGCGAGCCAGTCTGGACTCAGCCGCACACACCGATGGCGCAGCAGGCACAGCAAGCCCAGCAGCATGGCGGTCCGCAGCCGCAAGCGGGACGGCCGGAGTTTGCGCAGCAGCACGGCGCGCCTCGTCCTGTGGAGAACCCGGCGATCCAGCAACAACGGCAACAGGCGCGTCAGCAGGAGGTGCGGCCGCAAGGGCAGCCGCAGGCTCAAGTACAACGTCAGCCTGAGCCGCAGGCGCCGCGTCCGGCGGAAATTCAGGCGCAACAACAACCGCGTCAGGAATATCATCCGCAGCCCGTGCAGCAGCCGATGCAGCAGCCGCGTCAGCAACAGGCACAGCAAGAACCTCGGCCGGAGTTCCATCCGCAGCCGCCGCAGCAGCCACGGCCCGAGCCGCGCCAGCAACAGGCGCAGCAACAACCTCGGCCAGAGTTCCATCCGCAGCCGCAGCCGCAGCAGCCACGGCCTGAGCCGCGCCAGCAACAGGCACAGCAACAACCTCGGCCGGAGTTCCATCCGCAGCCGCAGCCGCAGCCGCAGCCGCAGCCGCAGCAGCAACCGCGTCCGCAGCAGGTTCAGCAGCCACATCCTCAAGCGCAGCCGCAGCACGCCGAACAGCATTCGGGCGGCGGCAACCGCGACGAACATCACAAAGGCTGA
- a CDS encoding acyl-CoA thioesterase, whose protein sequence is MSTPPVAPLDRSETTFRFLAEPSSVNFGGKVHGGALMKWIDETAYACSAVWSGRYCVTVSVGNIRFRRPILVGNLVELRARVVATGRTSMHIHVSVQAGDPKGGELLQTTDCLIVMVAVNENGQPVPVPAFVPETDEQKRLARYAIDVKEALDAIVELKPEEVAQGKV, encoded by the coding sequence ATGAGCACCCCTCCCGTAGCGCCGTTGGACCGTTCCGAAACCACTTTCCGCTTTCTGGCCGAGCCGAGCTCGGTCAACTTTGGCGGCAAGGTGCACGGCGGCGCGTTGATGAAGTGGATCGACGAGACCGCGTACGCGTGCTCGGCGGTGTGGTCTGGACGCTATTGCGTGACGGTCAGCGTGGGCAATATCCGCTTTCGCCGGCCGATTCTGGTCGGCAACCTGGTCGAGCTGCGCGCCCGGGTCGTGGCCACGGGCCGCACCAGCATGCACATTCATGTTTCGGTGCAGGCGGGCGATCCGAAGGGCGGCGAGCTGCTGCAAACCACGGATTGTCTGATCGTGATGGTCGCCGTCAACGAGAACGGCCAGCCAGTGCCCGTGCCGGCCTTCGTGCCGGAGACGGACGAACAGAAACGCCTCGCCAGATATGCGATCGACGTGAAGGAAGCGCTCGACGCGATCGTCGAACTGAAGCCGGAAGAAGTGGCGCAGGGGAAGGTTTGA
- a CDS encoding phospholipase D family protein, with product MQRKCAFSASKSAWGTTRHFFLLCCATAFLTACATKPPATAFDRHVTHALPVTETTPLHTALTPLEAAHPGQSGFRILASGTDALQMRIALARAATRTLDMQYYIANEDTTGKLLLGAALYAADHGVRVRMLVDDLNFKDIDRIMAGLNSHDNIEIRVFNPFGSAQGGFFERTTNVFTQIGHFTRRMHNKAMIADNQIAIVGGRNLGDEYFSASETLQFRDLDVLAAGPITADVSASFDDYWNSSIAYPLRVLNKQKFDARELDQTRDDLRQHWRTNADPYNAKPLNATPLASQIANDQLGLTWAPAEFKADLPEKIVHPSPDYVSPPMQRLGELMHDAQKDFLIISPYFVPHDSGVKTAGELTHRGVRIAVLTNSLAATDAVAVQAGYSPFRVPLLKQGVELYEFKPRQNTPNAGVAGSRSRASLHAKTYVIDRKILVIGSMNLDPRSANLNTELALVIHSPPLAEQVAGIFERATGPEESYRVTLADEAQLAYLRSIGAPLSPLVWTDVENGMPRTYIFDPQAGLYRNALTGLFSLLPVNAEL from the coding sequence CTGCAACGCAAGTGCGCGTTCAGCGCGAGCAAGTCCGCTTGGGGAACAACGAGACATTTCTTCCTGCTGTGCTGCGCAACGGCATTTTTGACTGCCTGCGCCACCAAGCCGCCCGCCACCGCGTTCGACCGCCACGTCACCCACGCACTCCCCGTCACGGAAACGACGCCGCTGCATACGGCGCTCACGCCGCTCGAAGCAGCACATCCAGGTCAATCCGGTTTCCGGATCCTTGCGAGCGGCACCGATGCCTTGCAGATGCGCATTGCACTTGCACGCGCCGCGACCAGAACGCTCGACATGCAGTACTACATCGCCAACGAGGACACCACTGGCAAGCTGCTGCTCGGCGCCGCGCTCTATGCGGCCGACCACGGCGTGCGGGTGCGCATGCTGGTCGACGACCTGAATTTCAAGGACATCGACCGCATCATGGCGGGCTTGAACTCGCACGACAACATCGAGATTCGCGTCTTCAATCCGTTCGGCAGCGCGCAGGGAGGCTTTTTCGAACGCACGACGAACGTGTTCACGCAGATCGGCCATTTCACGCGCCGCATGCATAACAAGGCGATGATCGCGGACAACCAGATAGCGATCGTGGGCGGCCGCAATCTCGGCGACGAATATTTCAGCGCGAGCGAAACGCTGCAGTTCCGCGATCTCGACGTGCTGGCCGCCGGCCCGATCACCGCCGACGTCTCCGCGAGTTTCGACGACTACTGGAACAGCAGCATCGCCTATCCGTTGCGCGTGCTGAACAAGCAGAAGTTCGACGCGAGGGAATTGGACCAGACGCGCGACGACCTCCGTCAGCACTGGCGCACCAACGCCGATCCGTACAACGCAAAGCCGCTGAACGCCACGCCGCTCGCCTCGCAGATCGCCAACGATCAGCTCGGCTTGACCTGGGCGCCGGCCGAATTCAAAGCGGACTTGCCGGAGAAGATCGTGCATCCGTCGCCGGACTACGTGAGTCCGCCGATGCAGCGACTCGGCGAATTGATGCATGACGCGCAGAAGGACTTCCTGATCATTTCACCCTACTTCGTGCCGCACGATTCGGGCGTCAAGACGGCCGGCGAATTGACGCATCGTGGCGTGCGCATCGCCGTGCTGACCAATTCGCTTGCCGCTACCGACGCGGTTGCCGTGCAGGCAGGCTACAGTCCGTTTCGTGTACCGCTGCTGAAACAGGGCGTCGAGTTATACGAATTCAAGCCACGGCAGAACACGCCGAACGCGGGCGTTGCCGGCTCGCGTTCGCGCGCCAGCCTGCATGCGAAAACGTATGTGATCGACCGCAAGATTCTGGTGATCGGCTCGATGAACCTCGACCCGCGTTCGGCCAATCTGAACACTGAACTGGCGCTGGTGATCCACAGCCCGCCGCTCGCCGAACAGGTCGCGGGAATCTTCGAGCGCGCCACGGGCCCCGAGGAAAGCTATCGCGTCACGCTCGCGGACGAGGCCCAACTCGCCTATCTGCGTTCGATCGGCGCGCCGCTCTCGCCGCTCGTGTGGACCGACGTCGAAAACGGCATGCCCCGCACTTACATATTCGATCCGCAGGCCGGTTTGTACCGGAATGCGCTAACAGGTCTATTCTCCCTATTGCCCGTCAACGCAGAACTTTGA
- a CDS encoding MFS transporter, with translation MPPSAAATVPTHSTGLRESDPHDRRAARVLAVCQALYTSSVSIDLTLTGLVGYTLADDKALATLPFSLITVAAALTTIFASFLMARIGRRAGFVLGAGVGALGGAVSVWAIFHHSFWAFCAGTATVGVFQAFAQYYRLAAADAVGIEDKSRAISTVLAGGVVAAVCGPLLAAWSKDWLAPVAFAGSYALVTGFGLVSIGLLAFLYRDAAPVVITTAAHEAARPLGEIVRQPIFAAALANNALGYAVMMFVMTATPIAAVACGHTIGDGAAIIQWHLVGMFAPSLFSARLIKRFGVLRVIGAGIALSALCGVLALRSTDLPYFYAALACLGVGWNFMFVGGSTLLAQSYRPSERAKTQATSEFTTFAFSALGSLFAGQLLARFGWTTINVAIFPLLAAAALATLGYAWSRKRQMVTEVS, from the coding sequence ATGCCACCGTCCGCCGCCGCCACCGTTCCCACCCATTCGACTGGCCTGCGCGAGTCCGATCCACACGACCGCCGTGCCGCGCGCGTGCTGGCGGTGTGCCAGGCGCTGTACACCTCATCGGTATCGATCGATCTGACGCTGACCGGTCTGGTCGGCTACACGCTCGCCGACGACAAGGCGCTGGCCACGCTGCCGTTCTCGCTGATCACCGTCGCGGCCGCGCTGACGACGATCTTCGCGTCGTTCCTGATGGCGCGCATCGGCCGACGCGCGGGCTTCGTGCTCGGCGCGGGCGTCGGCGCGCTTGGCGGCGCCGTTTCAGTGTGGGCAATCTTTCACCACAGTTTCTGGGCCTTCTGCGCCGGTACGGCGACGGTCGGCGTGTTCCAGGCGTTCGCGCAGTATTACCGCCTGGCCGCCGCCGACGCGGTCGGCATCGAAGACAAAAGCCGCGCGATTTCGACCGTGCTGGCGGGCGGAGTGGTGGCCGCCGTCTGCGGGCCGCTGCTTGCCGCGTGGAGCAAGGACTGGCTGGCGCCGGTCGCGTTCGCGGGTTCGTATGCGCTCGTGACGGGCTTCGGGCTGGTCTCGATTGGCTTGCTGGCTTTCCTGTATCGCGACGCGGCGCCCGTCGTGATCACGACGGCGGCTCACGAGGCGGCGCGGCCGCTCGGCGAGATCGTGCGGCAGCCGATTTTTGCGGCAGCGCTTGCCAACAACGCGCTTGGCTACGCCGTGATGATGTTCGTGATGACGGCGACGCCGATCGCCGCGGTCGCGTGCGGCCACACGATCGGCGACGGCGCGGCGATCATCCAGTGGCACCTGGTCGGCATGTTCGCGCCGTCGCTCTTTTCCGCGCGGCTGATCAAACGCTTCGGCGTGCTGCGGGTGATCGGCGCGGGCATTGCGCTGTCGGCGCTGTGCGGTGTGCTCGCCTTGCGTTCGACCGATCTGCCGTACTTCTACGCGGCGCTCGCCTGTCTCGGCGTGGGCTGGAATTTCATGTTCGTCGGCGGCTCGACGCTGCTCGCCCAATCGTACCGGCCGTCGGAGCGCGCCAAGACGCAGGCGACCAGCGAATTCACGACGTTCGCGTTTTCCGCGCTGGGTTCCCTGTTTGCAGGCCAATTGCTGGCGCGCTTCGGCTGGACGACGATCAATGTCGCGATTTTTCCGCTGCTCGCGGCGGCGGCGCTGGCCACGCTCGGCTATGCGTGGTCGCGTAAGCGGCAGATGGTGACGGAGGTCTCCTGA
- a CDS encoding helix-turn-helix transcriptional regulator — translation MAATLADEQNHFPGLSRIGALLADPGRAAMLWALMDGSARPAGELTMIAGLSPSAASAHLARLTDGGLLALEVRGRHRYFRIASSDIAASIEALANVAQVSAPQRPVPRPVRTVPLDMRYARTCYDHMAGELSVRVFERLVECGLLTLDGTSLEATADGVARLADWGIDMSAQKSRRRRFACTCPDWSERRPHLGGALGAALLDSWTSQGWVERTERPRILRITPAGHRHFDAFLGA, via the coding sequence ATGGCCGCCACCCTCGCAGACGAACAGAACCATTTCCCCGGCTTGAGCCGGATCGGCGCGCTGCTCGCCGACCCCGGCCGTGCCGCCATGCTGTGGGCGTTGATGGACGGCAGCGCGCGCCCTGCCGGCGAACTGACGATGATCGCCGGGCTCTCGCCGTCGGCGGCCAGCGCCCATCTCGCGCGCCTGACCGACGGCGGCCTGCTTGCGCTCGAAGTGCGCGGCCGGCATCGCTATTTCCGGATCGCGTCGTCCGACATTGCCGCCTCGATCGAAGCGCTCGCCAACGTCGCGCAAGTCAGCGCGCCGCAGCGTCCCGTGCCGCGCCCCGTGCGCACGGTGCCGCTCGACATGCGTTACGCGCGCACCTGCTACGACCATATGGCAGGCGAATTGTCGGTGCGCGTGTTCGAGCGGCTGGTCGAATGCGGCCTGCTGACGCTCGACGGCACCTCACTGGAAGCCACCGCCGACGGCGTCGCCCGCCTGGCCGATTGGGGCATCGACATGTCGGCGCAAAAAAGCCGGCGCCGCCGCTTTGCCTGCACCTGCCCCGACTGGAGCGAGCGGCGCCCGCATCTGGGCGGCGCCCTTGGCGCGGCGCTGCTCGATTCGTGGACGTCGCAGGGCTGGGTCGAGCGCACCGAGCGGCCGCGAATTCTGCGTATCACGCCGGCCGGCCATCGCCATTTCGATGCATTTCTCGGTGCGTGA
- the fumC gene encoding class II fumarate hydratase: MTDDVRMERDTFGEIAVPNARLWGAQTQRSLQNFRISTEKQSPELITALAVIKRAAAEVNLGLGVLDESKAKAIMQAADEIIDGKHPDEFPLAVWQTGSGTQTNMNLNEVIANRASELLGGERGEERKVHPNDDVNRGQSSNDVFPTAMHVAAAYAIVKHLLPALKTLRDTLDGKAKAFADIVKIGRTHLQDATPLTLGQEFSGYVAQLEHGIRHVESALPHLYELAQGGTAVGTGLNAHPQFADKVAAAIGKLTGLPFVSAPNKFEVMAAADALVFAHGALKTVAASLNKIANDVRWLASGPRCGLGELSIPENEPGSSIMPGKVNPTQSEALTMLCSQVFGNDVAVNIGGASGNFELNVFRPMIAHNVLQSVRLLADGAHSFNDNCAVGIEPNHERIDTLLNESLMLVTALNPHIGYDKAAKIAKKAHKEGTTLKAAALDLGFVTEQQFDEWVRPKDMVGNPAG, encoded by the coding sequence ATGACTGACGATGTACGAATGGAGCGTGACACGTTCGGCGAGATCGCCGTGCCGAACGCTCGTCTATGGGGCGCGCAGACTCAGCGCTCGCTGCAGAATTTCCGCATTTCGACCGAGAAGCAATCGCCCGAACTGATTACCGCGCTGGCCGTCATCAAGCGCGCCGCCGCCGAAGTCAACCTCGGCCTCGGCGTGCTCGACGAAAGCAAGGCGAAGGCGATCATGCAGGCCGCCGACGAGATCATCGACGGCAAGCATCCGGATGAATTTCCGCTCGCCGTCTGGCAGACCGGCTCCGGCACGCAGACCAACATGAACCTCAACGAGGTGATCGCGAATCGCGCGAGCGAGCTGCTCGGCGGCGAGCGCGGCGAAGAACGCAAAGTGCATCCGAACGACGACGTGAATCGCGGCCAGTCGTCGAATGACGTGTTTCCGACCGCCATGCACGTGGCCGCGGCGTATGCGATCGTCAAGCATCTGCTGCCGGCGCTGAAGACGCTGCGCGATACGCTCGACGGCAAGGCGAAGGCTTTCGCCGACATCGTCAAGATCGGCCGCACGCACTTGCAGGACGCCACGCCGCTGACGCTCGGCCAGGAGTTTTCCGGCTACGTCGCGCAACTCGAGCACGGCATTCGTCATGTGGAGTCGGCGCTGCCGCATCTGTATGAACTGGCGCAAGGCGGCACCGCGGTCGGCACCGGTTTGAACGCGCACCCGCAGTTCGCGGACAAGGTCGCGGCCGCCATCGGCAAGCTGACCGGATTGCCGTTCGTCTCGGCGCCGAACAAATTCGAAGTGATGGCCGCGGCCGACGCGCTGGTGTTCGCGCACGGCGCGTTGAAGACGGTGGCGGCGAGCCTGAACAAGATCGCCAACGACGTCCGCTGGCTCGCAAGCGGCCCGCGTTGCGGCCTGGGCGAACTGTCGATTCCCGAGAACGAGCCGGGCAGCTCGATCATGCCGGGCAAGGTCAATCCGACCCAGTCCGAAGCATTGACGATGCTGTGCTCGCAGGTGTTCGGCAACGACGTCGCGGTGAATATCGGCGGCGCGAGCGGCAATTTCGAGCTGAACGTGTTCCGGCCGATGATCGCGCACAACGTGCTGCAGTCGGTGCGCCTGCTCGCCGACGGCGCACACAGTTTCAACGACAACTGCGCGGTCGGCATCGAGCCGAATCACGAGCGCATCGATACCTTGCTCAATGAATCGCTGATGCTGGTGACGGCGCTCAATCCGCACATTGGTTACGACAAGGCCGCGAAGATCGCCAAGAAAGCGCACAAGGAAGGCACCACGCTGAAGGCGGCGGCGCTTGATCTCGGCTTTGTCACCGAGCAGCAGTTCGACGAATGGGTGCGGCCGAAGGATATGGTCGGCAATCCGGCGGGTTAA